The Methylacidimicrobium sp. B4 genome contains a region encoding:
- the rmuC gene encoding DNA recombination protein RmuC has translation MELWGIGMVGAAIGAAIAWLSARGSLAALRAQLAEAEAGRARLESDLGEIRKAREVGEALLRAETERRAAAEERANRLAGMELEIEESRRELGEARTRLAELSSRIAASEKAAQEKLQLLEEARAKLGDAFRGLSAEALRQNNEAFLTLARENLAQFQEGAKADLEARRKAVEVLTEPIRESLLKVDGRLGEMEKSRIGAYSALQEQLKALVETHLPLLRNETANLVKALRQPAVRGRWGEIQLRRVVEMAGMVEHCDFFEQVGLEGEEGRIRPDLIVRLPGGKRIVVDAKAPVAAYLEAAEAPDEASARLRLADHARQVREHIASLSRKAYWEQFAPTPEFVVLFLPGEMFFSAALQQDPGLLDYGVGKRVIPATPTTLIALLQAIAYGWQQEALAQNAREISELGRTLYKRIATLADHWEGVGKGIEQAIKSYNKATATLESRVLVTARRFTVLQAAPEGGVIETPEPIDHSARLLQEPELLEEEREGKGTG, from the coding sequence ATGGAACTCTGGGGAATCGGGATGGTAGGGGCGGCGATCGGCGCGGCCATCGCCTGGCTTTCTGCGCGGGGGAGCCTCGCCGCGCTGCGGGCCCAGCTCGCCGAAGCGGAAGCCGGGAGGGCCCGGCTGGAGAGCGACCTGGGGGAGATCCGGAAGGCCCGGGAGGTCGGGGAAGCCCTTCTCCGGGCGGAGACCGAGCGACGGGCGGCCGCCGAGGAGAGAGCGAACCGGCTGGCTGGAATGGAACTAGAGATCGAAGAGAGCCGGAGGGAGCTTGGGGAGGCGCGGACGCGCCTGGCCGAGCTTTCCAGCAGGATCGCCGCGTCAGAAAAGGCAGCCCAGGAAAAGCTCCAGCTCCTGGAGGAGGCCCGGGCCAAGCTCGGGGATGCCTTCCGGGGGCTCTCTGCGGAGGCGCTCCGGCAGAACAACGAGGCCTTCCTGACGCTCGCCCGGGAGAACCTCGCCCAGTTCCAGGAAGGGGCGAAGGCCGATCTCGAGGCGCGGAGGAAGGCCGTGGAAGTCCTGACCGAGCCGATCCGGGAGTCGCTCCTCAAGGTCGACGGGAGGCTTGGCGAGATGGAGAAAAGCCGGATTGGCGCCTACAGCGCCCTCCAGGAGCAGCTCAAGGCGCTCGTGGAGACCCACCTGCCCCTGCTCCGAAACGAGACCGCCAACCTGGTCAAGGCGCTCCGGCAGCCGGCCGTCCGCGGGCGGTGGGGGGAGATCCAGCTCCGGCGGGTAGTCGAGATGGCGGGGATGGTCGAGCATTGCGACTTCTTCGAGCAGGTGGGCCTCGAAGGGGAAGAGGGGCGGATCCGGCCCGACCTGATCGTCCGGCTCCCCGGGGGCAAGCGGATCGTGGTCGATGCAAAGGCGCCGGTGGCCGCCTACCTGGAGGCGGCCGAGGCTCCCGACGAAGCGTCCGCGCGGCTCCGGCTGGCCGACCATGCCCGGCAGGTCCGGGAGCATATCGCGAGCCTGAGCCGGAAGGCCTACTGGGAGCAGTTCGCGCCAACGCCAGAGTTCGTGGTGCTCTTCCTGCCGGGGGAGATGTTCTTCTCGGCGGCGCTCCAGCAAGATCCGGGGCTCCTCGACTACGGGGTCGGGAAGCGGGTGATCCCGGCGACCCCGACCACGCTGATCGCCCTGTTGCAGGCGATCGCCTACGGCTGGCAGCAGGAGGCGCTCGCCCAAAACGCCCGGGAGATCAGCGAGCTGGGCCGGACGCTCTACAAGCGGATCGCCACCCTGGCCGACCATTGGGAGGGCGTGGGCAAGGGGATCGAGCAGGCGATCAAGTCCTACAACAAGGCGACGGCGACGCTCGAGTCGCGGGTGCTCGTCACCGCCCGGCGCTTCACGGTCCTCCAGGCGGCACCCGAGGGGGGAGTGATCGAGACGCCCGAGCCGATCGACCATTCGGCCCGGCTCCTCCAGGAGCCCGAGCTCCTGGAGGAGGAGCGGGAGGGCAAAGGCACGGGATAG
- a CDS encoding C40 family peptidase: MAPDASLRPDDLIDFEKQPAAVQELIRQALLLTEKDLTYRYGSADPESGGIDCSGFVYFVLRRCGIPDVPRSASGQYAWVRKAGNFRAVLSRNPESFELDELRPGDLLFWEGTYATQNDPPITHSMIYLGRERAGGERVMVGSSDGRTYHGQQRWGASVFDFWPIFPGQKRAPGSSRFVGYGKIPGRGAGEGSAP; this comes from the coding sequence ATGGCGCCCGACGCCTCGCTTCGGCCTGACGACCTGATCGACTTCGAGAAGCAGCCGGCGGCGGTGCAGGAGCTGATCCGCCAGGCACTCCTCTTGACCGAAAAGGATCTCACCTACCGGTACGGCTCGGCCGATCCCGAGAGCGGAGGGATCGACTGCTCGGGCTTCGTCTACTTCGTCCTCCGCCGGTGCGGGATCCCGGACGTGCCCCGGAGCGCGAGCGGCCAGTATGCCTGGGTCCGGAAGGCGGGGAACTTCCGGGCGGTCTTGAGCCGGAACCCCGAGAGCTTCGAGCTGGACGAGCTGCGTCCGGGGGACCTGCTTTTCTGGGAAGGCACCTATGCGACCCAGAACGATCCCCCGATTACCCATTCGATGATTTACCTGGGACGGGAACGGGCCGGAGGCGAGCGGGTGATGGTGGGATCGAGCGACGGACGGACCTACCATGGTCAGCAGCGGTGGGGGGCCAGCGTCTTCGACTTCTGGCCAATCTTTCCCGGGCAGAAGAGGGCTCCGGGGAGCAGCCGCTTCGTCGGCTATGGGAAGATTCCGGGGCGGGGAGCCGGGGAGGGATCCGCCCCTTAG
- a CDS encoding hydrogenase maturation protease produces the protein MTISSEPSRPRPLLVAGLGNPDRGDDGFGPAVIAHLARLALPEVDLLAFRRPLDLLDHWEGRGLVLVLDAALPQGKPGRLHRIDPLWDWELLPPAASASTHGLGLAEAIELGRTLGRLPGQIILYAVEGSSFAPGAPLSPSVAAAVDEAVERIAEERRRAG, from the coding sequence ATGACGATCTCTTCGGAACCCTCCCGTCCGCGACCCCTCCTCGTCGCCGGGCTGGGCAACCCCGACCGGGGCGACGACGGCTTTGGGCCCGCGGTGATCGCACACCTGGCCCGCCTCGCCCTCCCGGAAGTCGATCTCCTTGCCTTCCGACGGCCGCTCGACCTCCTCGATCATTGGGAGGGGAGGGGGCTCGTGCTCGTCCTCGATGCCGCCCTCCCGCAGGGAAAGCCCGGTCGGCTCCACCGGATCGACCCGCTTTGGGATTGGGAGCTCCTGCCTCCGGCCGCCTCCGCCTCGACCCACGGGCTCGGGCTCGCCGAGGCGATCGAGCTTGGCCGCACCTTGGGCCGGCTGCCTGGGCAGATCATCCTCTACGCCGTGGAGGGATCATCCTTTGCTCCCGGGGCGCCGCTTTCGCCTTCCGTCGCCGCCGCGGTGGACGAGGCGGTGGAGCGGATCGCAGAGGAGCGCCGACGGGCGGGCTAA
- a CDS encoding Ni/Fe hydrogenase subunit alpha, translating into MPTKKLSLEALARVEGEGSLELFLHDGKVETARLRIFEPPRFFEAFLRGRAAAEVPDIVARICGICPVAYQMSAVHALEHGLGVVVDGPLRLLRRLLYCGEWIESHVLHIVLLHAPDFLGYPDAIAISRDHRAEVERALALKRAGNEIVRVLGGREIHPINVRVGGFYRLPSPAELSALRARLERAREEAVALLRWVATFPMPEYQRDYEFIALRHPSEYPMNEGEIASSRGLSLAPEEFDTAFEERHLPHSTALYCSLRERGSYLVGPLARYNLNFDRLPPSIQAHAREAGLGPTCHNPFQSILVRSVEVLFACEEALRLLSLYEPPEAPALPLPRGAGEGHAATEAPRGLLYHRYRFDAEGTIEQARIVPPTSQNQASIEEDLRLLAESLLALPEESLRARCEQAIRNYDPCISCSTHFLRLRIHGR; encoded by the coding sequence ATGCCGACTAAGAAGCTCTCGCTCGAAGCGCTCGCCCGCGTCGAAGGCGAGGGGAGCCTCGAGCTCTTCCTCCACGACGGGAAGGTGGAGACCGCCCGGCTCCGGATCTTCGAGCCCCCGCGCTTCTTCGAGGCCTTCCTTCGGGGCCGGGCGGCCGCCGAGGTCCCCGACATCGTGGCGCGCATCTGCGGCATCTGCCCGGTCGCCTACCAGATGAGTGCCGTCCATGCGCTCGAGCATGGGCTGGGCGTCGTCGTGGACGGCCCCCTCCGGCTCCTCCGGCGGCTGCTCTACTGCGGGGAGTGGATCGAAAGCCATGTCCTCCACATCGTCCTGCTCCACGCCCCCGATTTCCTGGGCTATCCCGACGCGATCGCCATCTCCCGCGATCACCGCGCGGAGGTCGAGCGGGCCTTGGCGCTCAAGCGCGCGGGCAACGAGATCGTCCGCGTCCTGGGAGGCCGGGAGATCCACCCGATCAACGTCCGGGTCGGGGGCTTCTACCGGCTGCCGAGCCCGGCGGAGCTCTCGGCCCTCCGGGCAAGGCTCGAAAGGGCACGCGAGGAGGCGGTGGCGCTCCTCCGCTGGGTCGCCACCTTCCCCATGCCCGAATATCAGCGCGACTACGAGTTCATCGCCCTGCGCCACCCCTCCGAATATCCGATGAACGAGGGAGAGATCGCTTCGAGCCGGGGGCTTTCCCTCGCTCCGGAGGAGTTCGACACGGCATTCGAGGAGCGCCATCTCCCCCACTCGACCGCCCTCTACTGCTCGCTGCGGGAGCGGGGAAGCTACCTGGTCGGCCCCTTGGCCCGCTACAACCTCAACTTCGACCGCCTCCCCCCGTCCATCCAGGCGCACGCCCGGGAAGCGGGCCTCGGGCCCACCTGCCACAACCCCTTCCAGAGCATCCTCGTCCGGTCGGTCGAGGTGCTCTTCGCCTGCGAGGAGGCGCTCCGGCTCCTCTCCCTCTACGAGCCGCCCGAGGCCCCCGCGCTCCCCCTTCCCCGGGGGGCGGGCGAGGGCCACGCCGCAACCGAGGCTCCACGCGGGCTGCTCTACCACCGCTACCGCTTCGACGCCGAGGGAACCATCGAGCAGGCCCGGATCGTTCCTCCCACCTCCCAGAACCAGGCCTCGATCGAGGAGGATCTCCGTCTTCTGGCCGAGAGCCTCCTTGCGCTGCCCGAGGAGAGCCTCCGCGCCCGCTGCGAGCAGGCGATCCGCAACTACGACCCCTGCATCTCCTGCTCGACCCACTTCCTCCGGCTGCGGATTCATGGCCGATGA
- a CDS encoding oxidoreductase, with protein MSNPPRPRLAVWKFASCDGCQLSLLDCEEELLALAEKVEIGYFLEASRKTLPGPYDLSLVEGSITTPEDAERIQEVRRASRKLVTIGACATAGGIQALRNFARIGDFLSAVYASPEYIQTLDRSTPIAAHVPVDFELQGCPIHRFQLLEVISAFLSGRSPAIPHYSVCLECKRAGHPCVLVARGTPCLGPVTHAGCGAICPGYARGCYGCYGPMESPNPPSLSLRWRALGASERDLHRVFRTFNAAAAPFRRESEAHAD; from the coding sequence ATGTCGAACCCACCCCGTCCCCGCCTCGCCGTATGGAAGTTCGCCTCCTGCGATGGCTGCCAGCTCTCCCTCCTCGACTGCGAGGAGGAGCTGCTCGCGCTCGCGGAGAAGGTCGAGATCGGTTATTTCCTCGAAGCCTCCCGGAAGACGCTCCCGGGACCCTACGACCTCTCGCTCGTCGAAGGCTCGATCACCACGCCCGAGGATGCCGAACGGATCCAGGAGGTTCGCCGTGCCTCGAGGAAGCTGGTCACGATCGGCGCCTGCGCGACCGCGGGCGGGATCCAGGCCCTGCGCAACTTCGCGCGCATTGGGGACTTCCTCTCCGCAGTCTACGCCTCGCCCGAGTATATCCAGACCCTCGACCGCTCGACCCCGATTGCCGCCCATGTCCCGGTCGATTTCGAGCTCCAGGGCTGCCCGATCCACCGCTTCCAGCTCCTGGAGGTGATCTCGGCCTTTCTCTCCGGCCGCAGCCCGGCGATCCCCCACTATAGCGTCTGCCTCGAATGCAAGCGGGCGGGCCATCCCTGCGTCCTGGTCGCCCGCGGAACTCCCTGCCTGGGTCCCGTCACCCATGCGGGCTGCGGGGCGATCTGCCCCGGCTACGCGCGCGGCTGCTACGGCTGCTACGGGCCGATGGAGAGTCCGAACCCCCCGAGCCTCTCCCTCCGATGGCGCGCTCTCGGCGCCTCCGAACGCGATCTCCACCGCGTCTTCCGCACCTTCAACGCGGCGGCAGCACCCTTCCGGAGGGAAAGCGAGGCCCATGCCGACTAA
- a CDS encoding FAD/NAD(P)-binding protein: MRAADPFVPSLFRVERVSRETADTVTLALSPTQGTPPAFLPGQFFMLYAFGIGEIPVSVSGLSGEGPLLHTIRAVGPVSQALCQLEAGDVLGARGPYGSHWPLAQAAGSDLLLIAGGLGLAPIRSALLPALAERERYGRIALLCGARSPEGLPFGPEIGRWRSRPDLQVEVTVDHASPAWRGSVGVVPSRIPYARFAPERATAFVCGPEVMMRFTALALLGAGVAAERIFLSLERNMKCAFAVCGRCQMGPTFVCRDGPVFPYSRIARLLSLREI, from the coding sequence ATGCGCGCCGCCGATCCCTTCGTCCCAAGCCTCTTTCGCGTCGAGCGGGTCTCTCGGGAGACCGCCGACACCGTCACCCTGGCGCTCTCCCCGACCCAAGGGACTCCCCCGGCTTTCCTCCCGGGCCAGTTCTTCATGCTCTACGCATTCGGGATCGGGGAGATCCCCGTCAGCGTGAGCGGACTTTCGGGCGAAGGCCCGCTCCTCCACACGATCCGAGCGGTCGGCCCGGTCAGCCAGGCCCTCTGCCAGCTCGAGGCCGGCGACGTCCTCGGGGCTCGCGGCCCCTACGGATCGCATTGGCCGCTCGCCCAGGCGGCGGGAAGCGATCTCCTGCTCATCGCCGGCGGCCTCGGCCTGGCCCCCATCCGCTCCGCCCTCCTTCCCGCCCTGGCCGAGCGGGAGCGCTACGGGAGGATCGCTCTCCTCTGCGGGGCACGCAGCCCCGAAGGGCTCCCCTTTGGCCCCGAGATCGGCCGCTGGCGCTCGCGACCCGACCTCCAGGTCGAGGTGACCGTCGATCATGCCTCTCCCGCCTGGCGGGGCTCGGTCGGTGTAGTCCCCTCGCGGATCCCCTACGCCCGCTTTGCCCCGGAGCGGGCCACCGCCTTCGTCTGCGGGCCCGAGGTGATGATGCGCTTTACCGCCCTGGCGCTGCTCGGTGCCGGGGTTGCGGCCGAGCGGATCTTCCTGTCGCTCGAGCGGAACATGAAGTGCGCCTTTGCGGTCTGCGGCCGCTGCCAGATGGGGCCGACCTTCGTCTGCCGCGACGGTCCGGTCTTTCCCTACAGCCGGATTGCCCGCTTGCTTTCCCTCCGGGAGATCTAA
- a CDS encoding cyclic nucleotide-binding domain-containing protein gives MPDPKPNLAKHPFFAGIDPAIVETLAECAHRVSFPAGQFLAREGEPASGFFLLESGTVALELHRPGRMPIVLETLREGEVVGTSWVIAPYRWSCDVRAVEPIEGIAIGARCLRGKSESDPQLGYELLKRFLPLFVQRLEAVRLQLLDVYGESPA, from the coding sequence ATGCCTGATCCGAAGCCCAACCTCGCCAAGCACCCCTTCTTCGCCGGGATCGATCCCGCCATCGTCGAGACGCTCGCCGAATGCGCGCACAGGGTCTCCTTCCCAGCCGGCCAGTTCCTCGCACGGGAAGGGGAGCCCGCTTCCGGCTTCTTCCTCCTCGAGTCTGGCACCGTCGCGCTCGAGCTCCACCGACCGGGCCGGATGCCGATCGTGCTCGAAACTCTGCGCGAGGGGGAGGTGGTCGGCACCTCCTGGGTCATCGCGCCCTACCGGTGGAGCTGCGATGTGCGCGCGGTCGAACCCATCGAGGGAATTGCGATTGGTGCCCGCTGCCTCCGGGGCAAATCCGAATCCGATCCCCAGCTCGGCTACGAGCTGCTCAAGCGCTTCCTGCCGCTTTTCGTCCAGCGGCTGGAGGCGGTCCGGCTCCAGCTCCTCGATGTCTATGGCGAATCGCCCGCCTGA
- a CDS encoding 4Fe-4S dicluster domain-containing protein, with protein MPGQAPTAGEAIIDREGLQALLDALSARGFSVIGPRVRDEAIVYEAVREVADLPEGWTDRQDGGHYRLERRKDRALFGYAVGPHSWKRFLFPPQQRLWRAQRTGAGFAILEEAPPSDRWAFLGVRACELRALAIQDRVFLGGSHPDRSYAERRRGLFIVALQCGEPSGTCFCVSMEAGPKAASGFDLALTELLSPGSHRFLVEVGSPAGEEILGAIPHRPAGAADRREADALLASTASRMGRSLDTRGIRELLQDHPEHPRWQEVAARCLACANCTLVCPTCFCSTVEDHTTLTGEGAERTRLWDSCFTLDFSYLHGGSVRKEIRSRYRQWMTHKLSTWFDQFGSSGCVGCGRCITWCPVGIDLTEEARAIRASLPEPTHA; from the coding sequence GTGCCAGGCCAAGCCCCGACCGCCGGCGAAGCGATCATCGATCGGGAAGGGCTCCAGGCGCTTCTCGATGCGCTGAGCGCCCGCGGCTTTTCCGTGATCGGCCCCCGGGTCCGGGACGAGGCGATCGTCTACGAGGCCGTGCGTGAGGTCGCCGATCTTCCCGAGGGCTGGACCGACCGGCAGGACGGGGGCCACTACCGGCTCGAGCGGCGGAAGGACCGGGCGCTCTTCGGCTATGCGGTCGGGCCCCATTCCTGGAAGCGCTTCCTCTTTCCCCCGCAGCAGCGGCTCTGGCGGGCCCAGCGGACCGGTGCGGGCTTTGCCATCCTCGAGGAGGCGCCACCCTCGGATCGCTGGGCCTTCCTCGGGGTCCGGGCCTGCGAGCTTCGCGCGCTGGCGATCCAGGACCGGGTCTTTCTCGGGGGAAGCCATCCCGACCGCTCCTATGCCGAGCGGAGGCGGGGCCTTTTTATCGTCGCCCTCCAGTGCGGCGAGCCCTCCGGCACCTGCTTTTGCGTCTCGATGGAGGCGGGCCCGAAGGCCGCTTCGGGCTTTGACCTGGCACTCACCGAGCTCCTTTCGCCCGGCTCCCACCGGTTCCTGGTCGAGGTCGGCAGCCCTGCGGGCGAGGAGATCCTGGGGGCCATTCCCCACCGCCCGGCGGGCGCGGCCGACCGGCGGGAGGCCGATGCGCTCCTCGCCTCTACCGCCTCCCGGATGGGCCGTTCGCTCGACACCCGGGGGATCCGGGAGCTTCTCCAGGATCATCCCGAACATCCCCGGTGGCAGGAGGTAGCGGCCCGCTGCCTCGCCTGCGCCAACTGCACCCTGGTCTGCCCCACCTGCTTCTGCTCGACGGTCGAGGACCATACCACCCTCACGGGCGAGGGTGCCGAGCGGACGCGGCTCTGGGACTCCTGCTTCACCCTCGATTTCTCCTACCTCCATGGGGGGAGCGTCCGCAAAGAGATCCGTTCCCGCTACCGCCAGTGGATGACCCACAAGCTCTCGACCTGGTTCGACCAGTTCGGCAGCTCGGGCTGCGTCGGCTGCGGCCGCTGCATCACCTGGTGCCCGGTCGGCATCGACCTCACCGAGGAGGCCCGGGCGATCCGCGCCTCCCTTCCGGAGCCTACCCATGCCTGA